In Odontesthes bonariensis isolate fOdoBon6 chromosome 22, fOdoBon6.hap1, whole genome shotgun sequence, one genomic interval encodes:
- the car15 gene encoding carbonic anhydrase 15, with translation MIWTAALLMIVVRCAHSEDYCYNEPQCDPYAWGDYFPSCHPLLEHHHSPINLDYHMTRNDSLGPLHLEGFDVIQTGQWTLQNDGHSVLLQIGSGMAVSGGGLPDVYHTMQLHFHWGGPFTNGSEHTVDRRRYPMEMHVVNMKSIHPNMSAALDDPTGVAVLGFFIDVVYADNVHFGHISQKLSSVAYKGQTAKVKPFPLMSLLPKHNMSQYYRYYGSLTTPPCSQAVVWTLYEVPIYISWSQLAQFTTQIFSTEEDAEQVSHLENNFRHIHPTFSRTVSASKDVQLLRGTSGQPLRSAASLHLLQIILLGSFIPGL, from the exons ATGATTTGGACCGCAGCTCTCCTGATGATTGTCGTTAGGTGCGCTCATTCTG AGGACTACTGTTACAATGAGCCACAATGTG ACCCTTATGCATGGGGAGACTATTTCCCATCATGTCACCCTTTACTTGAACACCATCACTCTCCCATCAACTTGGACTATCACATGACCAGAAACGACTCCCTCGGGCCTTTACATCTTGAGGGTTTTGATGTGATCCAAACAGGCCAGTGGACGCTTCAAAACGACGGACACTCCG TGTTGCTGCAGATTGGCAGCGGCATGGCAGTGAGTGGCGGAGGTCTTCCAGATGTGTACCACACCATGCAGCTGCACTTCCACTGGGGAGGCCCGTTCACTAACGGCTCTGAGCACACGGTGGACAGACGCAGATACCCGATGGAG ATGCACGTGGTCAATAtgaagtccatccatccaaatATGTCTGCAGCTTTGGACGATCCTACTGGAGTTGCTGTTCTTGGCTTCTTCATTGAT gttgtTTATGCAGACAATGTGCACTTTGGACACATATCCCAGAAACTGTCTTCTGTTGCTTACAAAG GCCAAACAGCTAAAGTCAAGCCATTTCCGCTGATGAGCCTTCTGCCGAAGCACAACATGAGTCAATACTACCGTTATTACGGCAGCCTCACCACCCCACCGTGTTCCCAAGCAGTAGTATGGACTTTATATGAGGTCCCCATCTACATCTCATGGTCCCAA CTGGCTCAGTTTACCACACAGATCTTCTCCACAGAGGAGGATGCCGAACAGGTGTCACACCTGGAAAACAATTTCAGGCACATCCATCCCACCTTCAGTCGCACAGTGTCTGCCTCCAAAGACGTCCAACTCCTCAGAGGGACTTCCGGTCAGCCCCTCAGGTCAGCAGCGTCACTGCATCTGCTTCAGATCATTTTGCTAGGAAGCTTCATCCCTGGACTTTAG
- the dgcr2 gene encoding integral membrane protein DGCR2/IDD isoform X3, producing the protein MLPKADSSSFVLFSLLFVLTLTDPPRTATKEERFRFGNGHDQVEDVIGVAQPVRFNKKCPSGWHHYEKTASCYKVYLRNENYWQAVDTCQKVNGSLATFVTNEELQFILKIEVDFDDNFCERRDQCKFWVGYQYVITNQSHSLEGRWEVAYKGSMQVFLPPEGLTKLGETSSSQDNVFCAQLQRFQIKTMNDRGLHSWHAENCYKKFPFLCKRRQTCVDIKDNVVNEGYYFTPKGDDPCLSCTCHDGEPEMCVAALCERPQGCQHFRKDPKECCKFTCLDPDGNSLFDSMASGMRLIVSCISSFLILSLLLFMVHRLRQRRRERIETLIGGNLHHFNLGRRVPGFDYGPDAFGTGLTPLHLSDDGEGGAFHFQEPPPPYAAYKYPDIQHPDDPPPPYEASINPDSFLYVDLGHSRVSMVPSQMNAIGERLQTDIPNASGPVPDSAPSSQEREDSIDSSTLLVGPDTPTDGHAPTPLPADCASSLSTVV; encoded by the exons ctACAAAGGAAGAGAGGTTTCGTTTTGGGAATGGACACGACCAGGTAGAAGATGTCATCGGTGTGGCTCAGCCCGTGCGCTTCAACA AGAAATGTCCCAGCGGGTGGCACCACTACGAGAAGACGGCGAGCTGCTACAAAGTGTACCTGAGGAACGAGAACTACTGGCAGGCTGTGGATACGTGTCAGAAAGTCAACGGCTCGCTGGCCACATTTGTGACCAACGAGGAGCTACAGTTCATCCTGAAGATCGAGGTGGATTTTGACGACAATTTCTGCGAGCGCAGAGATCAGTGCAA GTTTTGGGTTGGCTACCAGTATGTGATCACCAATCAGAGCCACTCCTTGGAGGGTCGCTGGGAGGTAGCCTATAAAG GGTCCATGCAGGTGTTTTTGCCACCTGAGGGTCTGACAAAGTTGGGAGAGACCTCCTCCTCGCAGGACAACGTCTTCTGTGCCCAGCTGCAGCGCTTTCAGATCAAGACCATGAATGACCGAGGTCTGCACAGCTGGCACGCCGAGAACTGCTACAAGAAGTTCCCGTTCCTCTGCAAGAGGA GGCAAACATGTGTGGACATAAAGGACAACGTCGTAAACGAGGGCTATTACTTCACCCCGAAGGGAGACGATCCGTGTCTGAGCTGCACGTGTCATGACGGCGAGCCGGAGATGTGCGTGGCTGCGTTGTGTGAGCGGCCGCAGGGCTGCCAGCACTTCCGCAAGGACCCCAAAGAGTGCTGCAAGTTCACCTGCCTGGATCCAG ATGGAAACAGTCTGTTTGACTCGATGGCGAGCGGGATGAGGCTGATTGTGAGCTGCATCTCGTCCTTCCTCATCCTGTCTCTGCTGCTCTTCATGGTGCACAGACTCCGTCAGAGAAGACGTGAACGCATTGAAACGTTGATCGGAGGCAACT TGCACCACTTCAACCTCGGCAGACGAGTCCCCGGCTTCGACTACGGCCCAGATGCATTTGGCACCGGTCTCACACCTCTCCATCTGTCTGATGACGGAGAGGGCGGCGCTTTTCATTTCCAAGAGCCTCCTCCGCCGTATGCGGCCTACAAATATCCCGACATCCAGCATCCGGacgacccccctcctccctacGAAGCCTCCATCAACCCAGACAGCTTCCTCTACGTGGACCTTG GACACAGCAGGGTTTCCATGGTGCCAAGTCAGATGAATGCCATTGGAGAAAGGCTCCAGACCGATATTCCCAATGCCTCTGGTCCCGTGCCAGATTCGGCACCATCCTCTCAAGAGAGGGAGGACTCCATAGATAGCAGCACCCTCCTAGTGGGGCCTGACACGCCGACAGATGGCCACGCCCCCACTCCCTTGCCCGCAGACTGCGCCTCCTCCCTCAGCACCGTGGTATAA
- the dgcr2 gene encoding integral membrane protein DGCR2/IDD isoform X1: MLPKADSSSFVLFSLLFVLTLTDPPRTGSRLALARLLSEQRCSPGQFACRSGKMQCIPMSWQCDGWTACEDKSDEIDCPPTKEERFRFGNGHDQVEDVIGVAQPVRFNKKCPSGWHHYEKTASCYKVYLRNENYWQAVDTCQKVNGSLATFVTNEELQFILKIEVDFDDNFCERRDQCKFWVGYQYVITNQSHSLEGRWEVAYKGSMQVFLPPEGLTKLGETSSSQDNVFCAQLQRFQIKTMNDRGLHSWHAENCYKKFPFLCKRRQTCVDIKDNVVNEGYYFTPKGDDPCLSCTCHDGEPEMCVAALCERPQGCQHFRKDPKECCKFTCLDPDGNSLFDSMASGMRLIVSCISSFLILSLLLFMVHRLRQRRRERIETLIGGNLHHFNLGRRVPGFDYGPDAFGTGLTPLHLSDDGEGGAFHFQEPPPPYAAYKYPDIQHPDDPPPPYEASINPDSFLYVDLGHSRVSMVPSQMNAIGERLQTDIPNASGPVPDSAPSSQEREDSIDSSTLLVGPDTPTDGHAPTPLPADCASSLSTVV; the protein is encoded by the exons AGCAACGCTGCAGCCCCGGGCAGTTCGCCTGCCGCAGTGGGAAGATGCAGTGTATCCCGATGTCCTGGCAGTGTGACGGCTGGACAGCGTGCGAGGACAAGAGCGACGAGATAGACTGTCCCC ctACAAAGGAAGAGAGGTTTCGTTTTGGGAATGGACACGACCAGGTAGAAGATGTCATCGGTGTGGCTCAGCCCGTGCGCTTCAACA AGAAATGTCCCAGCGGGTGGCACCACTACGAGAAGACGGCGAGCTGCTACAAAGTGTACCTGAGGAACGAGAACTACTGGCAGGCTGTGGATACGTGTCAGAAAGTCAACGGCTCGCTGGCCACATTTGTGACCAACGAGGAGCTACAGTTCATCCTGAAGATCGAGGTGGATTTTGACGACAATTTCTGCGAGCGCAGAGATCAGTGCAA GTTTTGGGTTGGCTACCAGTATGTGATCACCAATCAGAGCCACTCCTTGGAGGGTCGCTGGGAGGTAGCCTATAAAG GGTCCATGCAGGTGTTTTTGCCACCTGAGGGTCTGACAAAGTTGGGAGAGACCTCCTCCTCGCAGGACAACGTCTTCTGTGCCCAGCTGCAGCGCTTTCAGATCAAGACCATGAATGACCGAGGTCTGCACAGCTGGCACGCCGAGAACTGCTACAAGAAGTTCCCGTTCCTCTGCAAGAGGA GGCAAACATGTGTGGACATAAAGGACAACGTCGTAAACGAGGGCTATTACTTCACCCCGAAGGGAGACGATCCGTGTCTGAGCTGCACGTGTCATGACGGCGAGCCGGAGATGTGCGTGGCTGCGTTGTGTGAGCGGCCGCAGGGCTGCCAGCACTTCCGCAAGGACCCCAAAGAGTGCTGCAAGTTCACCTGCCTGGATCCAG ATGGAAACAGTCTGTTTGACTCGATGGCGAGCGGGATGAGGCTGATTGTGAGCTGCATCTCGTCCTTCCTCATCCTGTCTCTGCTGCTCTTCATGGTGCACAGACTCCGTCAGAGAAGACGTGAACGCATTGAAACGTTGATCGGAGGCAACT TGCACCACTTCAACCTCGGCAGACGAGTCCCCGGCTTCGACTACGGCCCAGATGCATTTGGCACCGGTCTCACACCTCTCCATCTGTCTGATGACGGAGAGGGCGGCGCTTTTCATTTCCAAGAGCCTCCTCCGCCGTATGCGGCCTACAAATATCCCGACATCCAGCATCCGGacgacccccctcctccctacGAAGCCTCCATCAACCCAGACAGCTTCCTCTACGTGGACCTTG GACACAGCAGGGTTTCCATGGTGCCAAGTCAGATGAATGCCATTGGAGAAAGGCTCCAGACCGATATTCCCAATGCCTCTGGTCCCGTGCCAGATTCGGCACCATCCTCTCAAGAGAGGGAGGACTCCATAGATAGCAGCACCCTCCTAGTGGGGCCTGACACGCCGACAGATGGCCACGCCCCCACTCCCTTGCCCGCAGACTGCGCCTCCTCCCTCAGCACCGTGGTATAA
- the dgcr2 gene encoding integral membrane protein DGCR2/IDD isoform X2 has product MLPKADSSSFVLFSLLFVLTLTDPPRTEQRCSPGQFACRSGKMQCIPMSWQCDGWTACEDKSDEIDCPPTKEERFRFGNGHDQVEDVIGVAQPVRFNKKCPSGWHHYEKTASCYKVYLRNENYWQAVDTCQKVNGSLATFVTNEELQFILKIEVDFDDNFCERRDQCKFWVGYQYVITNQSHSLEGRWEVAYKGSMQVFLPPEGLTKLGETSSSQDNVFCAQLQRFQIKTMNDRGLHSWHAENCYKKFPFLCKRRQTCVDIKDNVVNEGYYFTPKGDDPCLSCTCHDGEPEMCVAALCERPQGCQHFRKDPKECCKFTCLDPDGNSLFDSMASGMRLIVSCISSFLILSLLLFMVHRLRQRRRERIETLIGGNLHHFNLGRRVPGFDYGPDAFGTGLTPLHLSDDGEGGAFHFQEPPPPYAAYKYPDIQHPDDPPPPYEASINPDSFLYVDLGHSRVSMVPSQMNAIGERLQTDIPNASGPVPDSAPSSQEREDSIDSSTLLVGPDTPTDGHAPTPLPADCASSLSTVV; this is encoded by the exons AGCAACGCTGCAGCCCCGGGCAGTTCGCCTGCCGCAGTGGGAAGATGCAGTGTATCCCGATGTCCTGGCAGTGTGACGGCTGGACAGCGTGCGAGGACAAGAGCGACGAGATAGACTGTCCCC ctACAAAGGAAGAGAGGTTTCGTTTTGGGAATGGACACGACCAGGTAGAAGATGTCATCGGTGTGGCTCAGCCCGTGCGCTTCAACA AGAAATGTCCCAGCGGGTGGCACCACTACGAGAAGACGGCGAGCTGCTACAAAGTGTACCTGAGGAACGAGAACTACTGGCAGGCTGTGGATACGTGTCAGAAAGTCAACGGCTCGCTGGCCACATTTGTGACCAACGAGGAGCTACAGTTCATCCTGAAGATCGAGGTGGATTTTGACGACAATTTCTGCGAGCGCAGAGATCAGTGCAA GTTTTGGGTTGGCTACCAGTATGTGATCACCAATCAGAGCCACTCCTTGGAGGGTCGCTGGGAGGTAGCCTATAAAG GGTCCATGCAGGTGTTTTTGCCACCTGAGGGTCTGACAAAGTTGGGAGAGACCTCCTCCTCGCAGGACAACGTCTTCTGTGCCCAGCTGCAGCGCTTTCAGATCAAGACCATGAATGACCGAGGTCTGCACAGCTGGCACGCCGAGAACTGCTACAAGAAGTTCCCGTTCCTCTGCAAGAGGA GGCAAACATGTGTGGACATAAAGGACAACGTCGTAAACGAGGGCTATTACTTCACCCCGAAGGGAGACGATCCGTGTCTGAGCTGCACGTGTCATGACGGCGAGCCGGAGATGTGCGTGGCTGCGTTGTGTGAGCGGCCGCAGGGCTGCCAGCACTTCCGCAAGGACCCCAAAGAGTGCTGCAAGTTCACCTGCCTGGATCCAG ATGGAAACAGTCTGTTTGACTCGATGGCGAGCGGGATGAGGCTGATTGTGAGCTGCATCTCGTCCTTCCTCATCCTGTCTCTGCTGCTCTTCATGGTGCACAGACTCCGTCAGAGAAGACGTGAACGCATTGAAACGTTGATCGGAGGCAACT TGCACCACTTCAACCTCGGCAGACGAGTCCCCGGCTTCGACTACGGCCCAGATGCATTTGGCACCGGTCTCACACCTCTCCATCTGTCTGATGACGGAGAGGGCGGCGCTTTTCATTTCCAAGAGCCTCCTCCGCCGTATGCGGCCTACAAATATCCCGACATCCAGCATCCGGacgacccccctcctccctacGAAGCCTCCATCAACCCAGACAGCTTCCTCTACGTGGACCTTG GACACAGCAGGGTTTCCATGGTGCCAAGTCAGATGAATGCCATTGGAGAAAGGCTCCAGACCGATATTCCCAATGCCTCTGGTCCCGTGCCAGATTCGGCACCATCCTCTCAAGAGAGGGAGGACTCCATAGATAGCAGCACCCTCCTAGTGGGGCCTGACACGCCGACAGATGGCCACGCCCCCACTCCCTTGCCCGCAGACTGCGCCTCCTCCCTCAGCACCGTGGTATAA